The Primulina huaijiensis isolate GDHJ02 chromosome 6, ASM1229523v2, whole genome shotgun sequence genomic sequence aaaatattttgattgaagaTTTTTCACCAATTTATTCAAGATTGGAGgctattattttcttttgtattgcGGGTGGAAATGGGTAAGGAGTCGATTAGACATGGGGATTTGAAAATGATGTGACCCAGAAGtctttttcacatttttttttaaataagaataataaaaaagaCATGTGGATAAGTTAGTGcaaaatcaaaattcaaattccAATTTTGAACCGTTTTAAGGTTGTCTAAGAAACGCAAACAACGTATCTGAATTGGCAAAGTTAATAAAGAGTATTTTAGGAATAAAATGATTACCAAGTTCTTCCCTTTTGGAATTTCAGCATATGAAAATTGTGGTGTAATAGGTTTATGGATAGATAAATTGTTGTTTTgtggtttttctttttaaacagaacattttagaattttttttttcacaaaccAAATTGCGAGAATTGTTGGgattcaataattatttatgttgggtaaaaaatcaaaacatgacGTTTGAATTGcagtacaatttaaaatatttaaataacatcattaGTTTTTGGTATAACGATAAACCATAGAtttcaaataaacaaaatacctcttctttttgtttttagtGAGAAATTATTACCAAAATTTGTAATGGTGAATTACTTAACTTTTCTTTATCCAATCAATAAATTTCACGTAATCCTTTTCCTGAATTCTATTTCTCGCTTCGGTATTATCTGcatcttttttatttaaaaaaacatatttttattaaaaagtcAATAAAGTAATAGTGTCCTAagtaaaaatgtaaattataattttatggtgGTTAAATTGACTGGCTTCAATAATATGTAAAATGATAGCGCGCGTTTGTTATTTGGTAACCAATTTCAAAGAAAAACGCTTTTCGTAATATGGATAATAGACgtgtttttcttcttaaaaACTTGAGTTAAACATAggagaataataataaaaagagaaaactgtaaaaattattttttatatttgtatatctactatttttgttctttacgttatcaaatttcagtatgGATATGCTATCattgttatttttgaaattttagtcatttttcagaCGTGAAGCTGATGTGACAATGCACTTATGCGGGCGTCTATGTGATTTCAACATGACGTTGATGTGTAAGTGTCACATTGATATTTACAATgagaaaaactaaaattatcaaaatttgaaagataCGTGACTAAAACTGCAGTTTGACAATATAGATAACCAAAATCGCAAAATAACatacatatataatcaaaatgcAGTCTTTTCTAATATAAATTGTGTTTATACATGTAAATACATAcagataaaatttatttgttcatAGTTAATTGATGGCTCTTTTATCCAGCAACCCCATTTGAATTGATATATCGTCACATCTCGGGCTCGGGTTTGCTCATACGCGACTGTATGACGTGTTATAAAATAAACTATTTCGTATCCGTGCTTTTTTTAcgaaaattattaattcaagttgttcaaaaaatttattgtaaactcttataatatattttaaatttttatttccaaCTAATCTGAAACAATGATATCTAAAATATGCTTATGGATATATACAATAGTAAAACCTCCATCGTCCATTCATTATATCTCTGAGTGATAAGTAGCACCAAGCATAAGAAAATGGAGCACTTATTACTCAAAAAGGtatttttctatataaaaaTAGAATTATTATTTCTTAATGAAATGAATTAATGCCATAATTAAATGTTAATCGAGgctttgtttctttcttttataCTGAAAACGTACACAAAGAGTGCCGACAAACCAATTACATCACGGTTATGTGATTGTCTCCCTGGATAATTAGGCAAACGATTAAATTATGGAGCTAAGTCACTAACTTTAGTcatttatatataattgataccattttaatttttttattttttatgtgacCTTGTATCTCTTGAAGGGTTGAGATTCTTGGTTCTTatgtttaaataataaattaatttatttgttatcGCATAACGATTCTCTTCGTACTTCTCcttgtttgaaaatttattaataacgATGATATCAAATTTACATTTTGTAGTTACACTCGTTGATATTTATTAATgtgtatattattattatcattattatttttgaaatcttacacaaaaactcatgtgagacggtttcacggatcaattttgtgaaacggatattGGTCAtccacaaaaaatattattttttatgccaaatatattaatttttattataaatatgaacatgagTGATCCGTcttacgaataaagatccgtgagaccgtcttatgaaagacctactcctatttatttttttcgattTCTTGCAATCAAGCAGATTTAGGGaatagaaatttaaaataaaaaaatcgataGAAAGCAAAATACAAAGAGTTCGGATATAATAAaacgaaaaaaatattatttcttaatttaattgatataatttcttaacttaaaatattttcctaatattatctttttctttttaatttgattGTGTATAATAGTTaataaaattttgcttttaaaagataatttgaaaatattatcatTATATGATATCAatattcgaaatttttttttgctccTAATTAAACTCCTACTTTTTGTGTGGAATAGGTTTTCTTGTGAAAAAATAAACTATAGAAGATAGAaggtctataaataagataaacAAGGACATTGTTGCGGCTCTTCTCGATCAATTATTCAAGCACTTTGGCACGTCGCGATTTGCAGAGAAAAACAACTCAAAAGAACGTTGTTGTTTTGAAGAGTGCTGTTGTTTGTGCTGCCGTGATTGTTGGAGACATTTCAGACAACACGAATGcaagtgttggctgaagatTGTTTTTGTTGCTCTAAGTTTTTGGCATCATGTTTTTGCTTTCTTTTTTACGTTTTAATGTTCTTGATTGTTTTAGAAAGCTATTTATTTTCTCAAtgtgttgagaaaattgattttagtCATAATAACTAGTGATTGGTTtttgtaaacgatttggttctctagtgattaatttttgccctgAGACACCGTGCAAATTTAATCttgttaatattatttatttaaattcaatttgtGTTATAAACTTTAATATTTCGCTGCATGTTGTCTTAAATGTAACATTTAACACAACActtaattatgataaaaacacaaatttacaatATTACACTACTGGTATTATATACACTCGCATATGTCAAACATTATTCCTTtcgatatttattttaaattattatttaaaaaacccGTAATATATTTGCATAACTTAGGGTGTCAAAATACGACACGatccgtcaacccgacacgacccaacacgaaaaaatcaggttcgggttggggtttttcgggttcgggttgtgTGGATTCGGGTTAGTGCCATGTTAGGCGGGTTTCGgattgggttcgggttgggtcgcgggttgactcgcgaactttttttaaaaaaatattatctatatttttatatattgtatgtttgaacaaaatttattgtatatttatatgataaaattttcatcatttaatatttattttgcatattttatttttttaataattttttatttgatttagtaaatttacttttaattttctacgattaaactttcaaatttaaatcgaaaattttgttattatgtgtttaaattaaaatattattattattttttattttttatttttttgaaaaaattttaaaaaaataaataaaattcgggttagacgAGTTGAGTCGGGTTATACGAGTTCGTGTTCGAGTTGAGGGTTTTCGAGTTGCTTTGGGTTcgagttgaaaaaaaaataaaaaaaattcgtggATTGACCCAAAATCCGACCCAACTCATCCAATTGACACCCCCTATGCATAACCATCAATAAGTGACGtttatattagaaaaaaaagGCATTATATGGAAGTGTGGTCCCAAATATTTAGGTTTCTTACTGATATTAATTGTAATAGTACTTTGTTATCATCACTTTAACGTTAAAGTTAACGATTTTCAATAGAACAAGTTCACGGCCAATAAAAAACTATACCCACTTGACctaatttatatttatcattttaaaagtGTATACTTTTGCATAAActaatataaaatgaaaaacagTACGATGGAGATATTTAATTTTgacgaaataaaataaaaccagTATTATTCTCAAGTCATGTTTTTGACTCTGTAATAGTGATGGTACCGTTTGAGAGGAGTTGGAAAAATATGTCGGTCCGGTTGCGGGGAGGGATTTAAAATTCAGTACTAAATCGAATAGAGGAGATAATTTCACCATAAAGAGAAGCGTCCCAATTGAGCCatgtgatgtttttttttttttttttaatgaaacatGAATTTCATTAAGAAGATAAAAAGTTCATGATACAAAAAAGCTGGGCATCTTCAGGAGATAATAACATCATATACCGAAATTCTAACATATACAATGATCTACAATAAAACAGACATTAAGCTACACGCGTCAGTGTGTAACAGAAGGTGTGAATCTGAATCATTCGAACAATGCCGTCGACAATCAGCTTATCATTTTCGAATATGACTCTGTTACGCAAGTTCCATACATAGATACATTGTAACTGCAAAGGTCGTATAACTCATTCTTGCCAAGATCGAGTTCCCTATGTAATTTTTCCGAAATGCTCTAAGAATAGCTGCCGAGGAACCTATGAGATTCTTTCATATCTAGCCATCGGCGTACCCCTTCCCAATTGAGCCATGTGATATTGCAGTGTTAAATGGACATTGTAATGAGTCCAACGACCGGCCACTGAAAAGTGCAGACATCCCAATTTCAGGGCCGCTTTAGAAAATTAAAGGTCTTTGGTgagaaattttatataaattttttattatatataaaaatattatatagaagctgataattaaatttataaaatcatcattaatatCCAATATACtacataaatttattaaattttaaaaatgacatatataaactaaaaaaaaactcaatgaattaactatatatatgaataatttaATGATTCAAGATGAACATATGTATATTACAAACAGAATAAAcgtcatcaaaataaataaacataaataatcttttttttcacaaaacaaatagaacaacataaaaaaaattataattttaataccAACAAATgcaattaataattatgatttaGTAAAAATCAGTCGAAGAGTCAAATATGCAAATTACAGGATATAGAATCTCGAAGACCAAAAAccaaatcaattaaaaataaaacatcaaccgcAACACACAATCATAGAAGAAAAAtcacattaaataaaaagaagaaaaattattattattataatctcTAAAAGCTATAGTTATGCAAACCACCTCTTAGGtggtgtcacgccccgagaagGGGTTtggttgacaccggcgttgctctcaaattttcattcgaaaacaacaagcttcagaagtacagaattcagaaatcagtcttttattcataatactgaatattcaatGTCTGATACAACTCCATTAATAacgttttacagcggaaatgtaaaaccagaaaTACAATGTCTGAacagatgcagcggaatataaaatataaatcagaactgagaacaacgatcttcatcaccagccccaaaatcgaatctgctcttcttcttataacttttcttcctcgttcttatctgagatgggtttggtgggtgagtgatatggttgtcactcagtaagcaggggcgggaataactccaAATTTTCGAAACCATTTTCAACAGAAACAGAAATACAATAATATATAGAAAACTATTATTTCGGAACAGAAgtcagaattcagaaatcataggtttcagaacagaaatcagaaatagtaagcactgagcacgttagtgaatttcatggctaaactgatattagtcacctatatgttctctcctctaaggggtgaggtcagaatcagaatcagaaatgttcagaatatatattcctaccattagttcactagggagtttcagtgcttcaaaatcatatatcagaaATTAAACATACAGAAACTGTGCGTTAAAAACATAATTATCAAACTTATTTCAAGATACTTATatataagcccacttacagtaatttgctagagtttcggttgaagtctactGGAAATCTGGTTGTtctcgctactggattttacagcTCAAACAAGACACTCTCTTAGTTCGAAAATTTAAGTAATACtctcaagatttgtgtaacaccaaATCAGAGACTTGAAGGTGTTATTTATAGGTCAAAATCTGACTGTTAGCCTCTCTATTAATGACCATAATCTgccattaacagcctttattccGTGTTAATGCTTCGGTTACAAGTCTAAGCTGAATCAGTAACTGCCTGCTGGAATTCGCTCTTCTGCTTCTGGATTCtaatctgctggaaaaatatCAGCTCCTGAAATAATAGCTTTTGCTGGAATTCCGTCTGCTGGAAAATATCATCTTCTGAATTATTGACTGTTgctggaattgttagcttctACTGAAATTTTTCCATTACCATTGAATATTGCTAGTTGCTACGAGAATGTTAACTGCTGAAAATTTGGGTTCTCACAGGTGGTATGGCAAAAAGACGTGGATTCTGAACCCATCTAAATCAAAATTAGATCCCTTAATCACCCCCCTAAGTAGTTGTAAATTGTACTTTAAAAAAAGCTATAGTTATTGTGATGGCGACAAAAGATAtgtataaataatttaggcCAAAACTTTATTATAAAGAAGGGGAAAAAATTTAATCCGTTTGTTCGCTCAACTTTGCTAGATTAAAGTaacttcaaatatatataaatttgaagAACGTACGAACACAGTAACTGTATCACTAACAATTGTCGTAGGATTTCCTAAAAAAATGTCGTAGAGGATGTTTATTATTTCattggtttttcaaaaaaaagatgtagtttttctattttattacaTCATGAGAGCGTATCAATTACGCAATTGCTAAAAACTATGAAAATTTCCGTAAGAGAAGACGACCACCCTTGCTCACTCTCACGCAGCCTAGCTGAGAGGTTTATTCCAGAACTATGGGCGATCACTCGATGATTCATAAACCCAACTGCGAATTTTTAATAGCAGAAAACAATTTCATGAAAGTGAccaacacacaaaaacaaccaaacacATCACCGTTTTACATCTCCAAGCGTAGAAATATATACAACCCATTCTCAGCACAGGGTCAATAACGACATACAAAACCGATCATTTCTTTGTCTAAGAGTAAAACATAAGACTTTGAGAAACTACAGGAAATAAGCCCACATCGTGATACGTGGATAAAATTGGGAAGACATGGTACCAAGGAGGACTGGCCAGATTCTTCGTCTGCTCACAACTTCTTGCCGAGGGTGTCATTCTCATTTATGGAGCTGGTTGGATTATACCACACGCTGCCTATCTCGATGATATACTCCGATTTAATTGACAGGTTCTGTCCGATCCTGCAAAGCAAGACGCTCGGACACATCAGCAAGTGATTTGAGGTTGCACTTTATCAGGGCCTCAACAAAGTAGCATGTTTCATCTTTAGTGTTCCCATCTGGCACATCCACTACAAATGACTCAATGGCCATAGTCCCTGGTCTCCCATCAATAATTTCGGGATGGACAGTGATGACAGAAGAATAGTTCTGCATAAATTTTGAAGCAAAACCGACTTTAATGTAACTCgattagataaaataaaataatgatgaaTGGGAAATTGCATTTTTTGTTCTTTATGTCGTCAATTTTTAGTTTCTAACCATGTTTTCTTGGCAATTTTAGTTTGACAAATAGGAAATCTAGTTTCTTGACAAGGCAATTAACAGACACTTATGTACTGTttgtaaatgttttaaaaaagtgACACCTTAACAAAGGATCACACAAGTTGATTCAACCATATATAGTTGCGACTCTTTTTCAACTAACTAAAATGGCCAGCCTAAATTATCCTAGGCGACGCCTCCATTATTAATAAAAGGGAAGTAAAATCCGATAAAACAAAAGATAGATCAAACTTAGAATAACTTCCATGCAAAAATTAGTACATCCAAATATAAGAGTAAACCCGTCTTATGTTTAAAAGGCTAACATTCCAAGTTCAAAAATCTATAGACGAAAAATCCCCAAGCAACAATTATGTTCACCGAAAGAACGTAGTAAGAAAACAAATATGATTATGTTAGCTCGCGTTTCTAACATAGTCTCTCTACAAAAGCATTTGAAACTTTCAGGATGCTTTAATCGATAAAGAAAATAGacatatttatgtttttattgtGGTAAAATGGTGTTATCAATTTCTCGACGATTCTAGTTTTGGGGCAATTACATTCAAAGGCTTAGAATAAAAAGGCATACcacatctttttttttattatttttttataaggtGTTTTTAGCTCACTTACGTTTTTTAGCTCAAGATTGGATTTTTATAGAAGACCAAAACCTTCGACATCACATGGGAATCAGAAGCCCATTTGGTTTATTAACACTTCATGACAAATAACAAATCATTTACCCCCAATTGAATGAATATACAAATGCTTTAACTTTAACCATCCGAGAAGGTTTTTTTGTTAATCACAAATTCTTATCCAAGTTCAACAATCAATCAACCAAATGCATGTGTTTATCGATGTAAATATGCAAATCTCCAATCTTGAACATAAGAAAAGACAAATGAGGTTGTTATTGCGCAAACCAAATCATGAAAAGATGATTTAAATGGGAATCAACAATTTGAATACAACTCTGAGAAGTAACAGATTCACAAATAGTTTCTTGATTTACTCAATCTGAatcttttcaaataaaattttcatttactcAAACCGAAGATTCAACGATAAACGTATAGCCCTTTCGCACATACATCCAAATCCAAACAATGGGCTACACAACGAAAGTAAGTGAAATCACTTAAAAAGTTTCGAATTTGATCACTGTGAAGATAGGATCAAAGAAGCTTAATACCTTGAGCCGATGATCGCCGCCGACAATCCGCATACTGAAAATGTGCTCCTCATCGTCCAAAAGCTCCAGCCTCTCCCTACTCGTAGTCGCCGGAAGTCCCGACTTCACATTCACCTCTCTCACAGTTCCGATTTTCAAATCACCTTGCATTATACATCTACTCACAAACGGCTTGTAGCTCTGAGGCTGGTCAAATCTCCTCACCAGCGACCAAACCTAATAAACACACACAAATTCAACGCACAGAAGCAAACCAATCAACATAacatttaattgaaaaaaaaaaaagctaaaaaTCAACAGAACACAGATCTGAGATGGACTCACGAGAGGCAGGGGAGCTTTGATGTGTTTGACCAAGGAGGAAGTGCACTGGTCATCGCCTACTTCATGCTTGTGGTGTCTTTTGATGAACTCCTCCTTCCCAGCGGTGAGCGCATCGCCGTTCGATGTGATGAACATGATCGAAATCGACCGACTGCCAGAACTTACCGGAGTTACGTACGTGGGTGGGAGTGGATATAGGGGGAGAGTAAAATAGAAGAGAGAGGGGAGTGAATGGGAATCAAAGTCAGAGGTCAGGAAAAATCACAAGTGGACAAAAGACACCGCCATCGTCACCTGCAAGTTGTGTGAATGGTCCAAAttcaattttatatgttatttcCCTCTCAAGGGAAACCACATCCATAACGACAAATATCGATAAAAACAACCAATTCTTCAATGTGCTCCTATATTAAAGTCGTTTCTTCTCtattttacattttaatttCTCACTTCGACCAACacttatttgaattattaatcTTAAcgcaattatataaaatatatttaaaattcattcatctaaatatatcaaaaagtCAAAAACAGTGATAATTGATTGGTTGATGGAGATTGTATTGAATGAATATTGTTGCCGACCAATCGACGAAGGTACAGATAAGTTAACTAGTGGGTTCTACCAGaagaaataaattatacatatatatatatatatatatatatatgtatatatatatgatatcaCAAAAACGATGGTCTCACGAGTTAATTATGTGGTACACATATTCTATTTGgatcacttataaaaaaatattactttttattataaatacgaGCATAGTTGAGCTGTTTTTTAAGagacctatatatatatatatatattagaaatCTATTATTGTTTAAATATGTGTACCAAACAGAgtcataaattaataaaaatttgggATTCCGGCGATCATGTGCATGCACGTGCACTTCTAGCAtggatatatataattatatattggaAATCAATTATTGTTTAAAAATGTGTACCAAACAGAGTCTTAAACTAATGATCCGAATTTGGGATTCCGGCAAGTAGGTGCATGCACGTGCACTTTGAGAACCTAGTGTGTTACAAATGGAACCAAACGTACAACTATCTATAATTAAGGGCTGGGCTCTAATTATGTGCTTGATTTCCCTACCGATATATCTTGAACCGAGTGATGTAAGCAATTCTGGACCACAAAATTTTGTTGCATGGCATATTGTGTTAATAACTTCTGACTGAAGATATCAAATAGTTGActtattttttacaaaattagggtaaatatatgaaatttttccTTCCAAATACGTGTGAAAAAGCCTATCATGAGAAAGCTTCGATTCTTGGCACCACACATTTGCAGCCCccctatatattattattattattattattattataacaacCATTAACTAACAAAAGTACGTTTCATGCTAAAGTTTGTAGGAATTGAAAGGGTGTTTCTTTTGCCTCTATACGGATCgatttttgtatatattttgattatatattatggAACAAGCATGGTGTCGAGAGTTTTCTTATCAAGCATGCTACATGCACACTGCAAGAAGATATTAATTAGCAAGGACTTCCCATATCAACTCAGGGTCGTACGAGCCAGGCGAGTCTTCGCCACCTCCTCCGCCTCTCCAGAACCCATCTTCTGAAACGCTAGCACTCCAACTCTCGGCATTCACTGCAGAGTTCGGAGACGAAACAGTCTTCTTCGCGGCGCCTTCGCTCTCACATTTGCTGGCAATTGCAGCCGTCACTGATCTCTTTTTTATTCCCATTTTttttggctttttttttttaccctttTTCACCTTCAGAAGAATGGATTGAATCTTGTTATCAACAGCGTTCTTCAGAGCTTTGAGGCGGGCGCAGTCCCCTAATCCTAAACCTAAACACGTAGGATCCCGCAGGTTCGGGAAATTCAGGCGGGCGTATTCGCCACGGAGCTTGGAAGCCGCCCTGTCCTAGGCGTAAGCTGCGGACTCAGCCGTGTGGAATGTTCCGAGGCCCGAGCCAAACTCTCATCCTGTTCTGCGGAAGTCTTATTTCAACCACCCATTTTCCCCAGTGCCTCTGCCTCACTCCCCTGTACAGCTTCTTCTTGCtcggtttgaaacaagttttaacATAACCGGCCGGTTCCGAAATAGGATTTAACAGAGAGTGATCTCTTGGAAACGAAGCGATCActtgtttttatttgagaattttCGGAGCATATCTCTCTGTTTGATGTAAACAGAAGAGCCCAAGGGCCGGAAAACATGGCTGGAGAGTGGAGACGGTGTCTGTTGTTTGGTAGAAGGAAAAGATTGAATCAAAGGCGCTGGAGTCATTAGTTAGAATGAGCTGTGACAGAACACCTCCAATATTTGGCTCGTTTACAAACGTAAGCGGAGGcttattttcttcaaatttgttcatttttaactttttacatGGTTGTGTTTAGGTTTCTGGACATCACAAAACAAAGGACAGTGAGAAATGACCCTTTTCCTGAGTTTGAGGATGTCAGAACCAAGAAAGAAACACAGCCTTGATATCAAGAAATTGAGAGAGTTATGTATAAACAACAGACTGGAGTGATCtcatataacataaaataatgGATGAACAGATTAGGACCTGCATAAGTGAGAGCTCAATCATGAAAAGGTGGTTTGAATACAGCAGCTTTGTGAGGAAAAAATTGGTTCTGGGCTCTCGTAATCCGTTGGTTCGGTTATACAATCGAGTAAATGATGTCTATTTTTCCTAAAGCATGCTTAGCTATAATAATTTAACGTTTGGTATGTTTgtgaaatttattataattaaaatttttttataacttttattgtaatatattttaaaaagtatttttttctATGGCTTCCGAGTATACATACTTTGGTTTTTGTGCTCACAGACTACATAACTGAATCGTGTGCGTGTGGAGTTAGACAGATGTACTCCTATAAGAAAAATCGAAAACCTACTTTACGTATTTGTCACTATAATACATGGGCCCCTGCATGTACACACTTTAAAACTTTATCAAtattttaaccaaaaaaaaaaacttatcaaTATTGACGTGCAtggattattaaaattataatatagttattataatttttaagaaGTTATGCGTAGAATAAGTAACATATATGACAGGAAGAAACTTTATAATCGCTCTATATTTATTccattttgaatattattataCGATACTACCATTTCATGCATATGTataagttcaatttttttttatgacaatGAACTATGTTAGTTAGGTAAACATTCGAATTAACGCAATAGTATGCAAACcacgtaaattaaataaactacaTGTGAACGAAAATCAAATTATGAACTATACATAGATCTTTTGTATGTCTAGGATTGAGAATTTGATCGAACTTTACTAATCATatcatgaaaaaagaaaataaagttataaaattataatttcttagtGGAAACtatttttagaaatcaatgaaatgATACGATCATACTTTAAAAAATCAAAGCGTTTACAACctctaaaaaaatatgattataatTCTTCCCAGGCATGCATCAAACACTCCTTAGAAGAAAAGGT encodes the following:
- the LOC140979991 gene encoding abscisic acid receptor PYL8-like — its product is MFITSNGDALTAGKEEFIKRHHKHEVGDDQCTSSLVKHIKAPLPLVWSLVRRFDQPQSYKPFVSRCIMQGDLKIGTVREVNVKSGLPATTSRERLELLDDEEHIFSMRIVGGDHRLKNYSSVITVHPEIIDGRPGTMAIESFVVDVPDGNTKDETCYFVEALIKCNLKSLADVSERLALQDRTEPVN